From the Mangifera indica cultivar Alphonso chromosome 10, CATAS_Mindica_2.1, whole genome shotgun sequence genome, one window contains:
- the LOC123226704 gene encoding eukaryotic peptide chain release factor subunit 1-3-like, whose translation MADGHETDRNIEIWKIKKLIKALEAARGNGTSMISLIMPPRDQISRVAKMLGDEFGTASNIKSRVNRQSVLGAITSAQQRLKLYNKVPPNGLVLYTGTIVTEDGKEKKVTIDFEPFRPINASLYLCDNKFHTEALNELLESDDKFGFIVMDGNGTLFGTLSGNTREVLHKFSVDLPKKHGRGGQSALRFARLRMEKRHNYVRKTAELATQFYINPSTSQPNVSGLILAGSADFKTELSQSDMFDPRLQAKILNVVDVSYGGENGFNQAIELSAEILSNVKFIQEKRLIGKYFEEISQDTGKYVFGVDDTLKALEMGAVETLIVWENLDINRYTLKNTINNEIIIKHLNKEQETNQSNFRDSHTNAELEVQEKMPLLEWFANEYKRFGCTLEFVTNKSQEGSQFCRGFGGIGGILRYQLDMRTFDDFSDDGEVYSDSE comes from the coding sequence ATGGCAGACGGTCATGAGACTGATAGAAACATTGAGATATGGAAGATTAAGAAGCTAATCAAAGCACTTGAGGCTGCAAGAGGCAATGGTACGAGCATGATTTCTCTTATCATGCCTCCGCGTGATCAGATTTCCCGGGTCGCTAAGATGCTTGGGGATGAATTTGGAACTGCTTCCAACATCAAGAGCAGGGTTAATCGTCAATCTGTTTTGGGTGCCATTACTTCTGCCCAGCAAAGGTTGAAGCTCTACAACAAGGTTCCTCCAAATGGGCTTGTGCTTTACACGGGAACGATTGTTACAGAAGATGGCAAGGAAAAGAAGGTCACTATTGACTTTGAGCCTTTCAGGCCCATTAATGCATCTCTTTACCTTTGTGACAACAAGTTTCATACTGAAGCTCTAAATGAACTTCTGGAATCTGATGACAAGTTTGGTTTTATTGTCATGGATGGTAATGGGACACTATTTGGTACACTAAGTGGAAACACCCGCGAAGTCCTTCATAAGTTTTCTGTTGACCTTCCAAAGAAGCATGGAAGAGGAGGGCAGTCAGCACTTCGGTTCGCTCGGCTCCGTATGGAAAAGCGCCACAACTATGTTAGGAAGACTGCTGAGCTTGCTACACAGTTTTATATCAATCCTTCCACTAGCCAGCCAAATGTTTCAGGGTTGATACTTGCTGGGTCAGCTGATTTTAAAACTGAGCTTAGTCAGTCAGATATGTTTGATCCCCGCCTTCAGGCAAAAATCCTGAATGTTGTGGATGTTTCTTATGGAGGGGAGAATGGGTTTAATCAGGCAATTGAGTTGTCTGCTGAAATCCTGTCTAATGTGAAATTTATACAAGAGAAGCGCCTGATAGggaaatattttgaagaaataagCCAGGACACTGGGAAGTATGTTTTCGGTGTTGATGACACACTGAAAGCTTTGGAAATGGGTGCTGTTGAGACACTTATTGTTTGGGAAAATCTGGATATTAATAGGTACACCTTGAAAAACACCATTAACAATGAGATTATTATAAAACATTTGAATAAAGAGCAAGAAACAAATCAGAGCAACTTCCGTGACTCACACACCAATGCTGAATTAGAGGTTCAGGAGAAGATGCCACTCCTTGAATGGTTTGCTAATGAATACAAGCGTTTTGGTTGTACACTTGAGTTTGTTACCAACAAATCGCAGGAGGGATCTCAGTTCTGCAGAGGCTTTGGTGGGATTGGGGGAATCCTCCGCTACCAGCTTGATATGAGGACGTTTGATGATTTTTCTGATGATGGAGAAGTTTACAGTGATTCTGAATAG